The stretch of DNA ACTGGGAGACAGCTGGtactgctggagctggaggatgttgcGGACCTCCTcctgtggtggtgctggtgttgTGTCTGAAGAGGCCTCTGGCGCCTCAGCCCTCTCCTTGTTGTGggttttggtgtgtgttttcaggttgtCCGGACGCGTGAACGAAAGGCTGCAGAAGGGGCAAGTGAAGAGTTTCTTCCCCGAGTGGGAGGCGACGTGTCGTCGTCTGGCACTGGGGTCTGAGAAGGACTTGTTGCAGACGTCGCAATCATACGGCTTCTCACCTCTGAAAGGATATTTTAAAGGTTTAATACTGAGAGAAATATTAGCAATATTTGTAATGCTTTTTtcacagagtttgtttttatgtctcaAATTGTGACATCACATCTGGGTCGAACACCCATATGTTTAACAATTAAGATCTGAAATTCTCTGTTCATGACTTGATGAGCAACAAGTGAACAAAGTGAAGCTAACAAGACAAATGTTTAGGTAATACAAAGCACAACATCATAAATATTGTGCCGGTTGTTGCTGGATAAACAGTTATTCTGCTACATTTACCTGTGAATCCTGATGTGCGTCTGCAGCGTGCTCTTTGCTGTGAAACGTTTTCCACAAATCTCACAAGTGaacggcttctcacctgtgaaaacatatatatatataaatatatatatatcatccaGATATCCAGACATTGTTCACATTAAGCAATAAACCTTCCTGATGAAAATGtgtcgctttttttttttacctgtgtgaGTTCTCAGGTGCTTCTTCAGTTGAGCTGCATCCATGAACTTGTGATGACACTGAGCGCACTCGGGTAATGATTTACctaagtaaataaaaaataataataacaaagaaGTACATGATTCAGCCTTCAGAGTGATGACACTAGTGAGTGTCGCTTCCTACCTGTATGAACTCTGTAATGACTCTTCAGTTGTCTCTTCTGAGTGAACTTCTTTCCACATTTATCACACTCAAAGGATTTCTTCtctgaggaaacaaaacatttatcAGACATAATATTAGTCTGTCATACTTAGTCAGAATGTAAAAATCAAGtgtaataatttaaatattattcTAAATAGTATGCATTTTATGCTAATGACATGGGAACACCTGTAAATTACTTGAACTACACATGAAGACAGTAAATGAGCTGTCCCATATTACCATGTTGAAGTTTTGAAGGAAAAATTAGGAGTTAATGCTTTAGAGAAGTGAATTTAATATTCAGcggttatttaaatattttcacaTAGATCTAAGATGCAAGTCGGCACAAAGTCACTGATCTTAATATTTACTTTGTAGTGTCTTTTAACGTTTTTGTTGTTTGACAGTGTTCTTACAGGActagttttacagttttttttcaatttatagcataaaattacaaaaaaacaaaaaaacaaaaaacaactacAAATCAGGATAAACTGAAAAACTTCGGATCTTACTTTCGTGGAGGTTCATGTGTTCCTGCAGCGAGTGTTTGGAGGAAAGCGATTTGGAGCAGACGTTGCAAACAAACGGCTTCTCCCCGGTGTGCGTGCGCTGGTGATCCAGCAGGTTGTGTTTCTGGGTGAAACTCTTCCCACAAATCTGGCAGTGAAACGGCTTCTCTCCTGCAGAAAGGACAGTTGAGTTACAGCCACGTCTTTGtcaaaactaaagaaaaaaaaccacacagagCACATGTGAGGACAGCACAGATTACCTGTGTGAGTCCTCTGGTGAATCTTTAAGAACAGGTGGTTTTTGAAGACTTTTCCGCAGTCCTCACATCGAGCCTCGGTGTCGGGatatttcctcttcctccctctctttcccagCTCTTTGCTTCCTGCTGCATCACTGCCCACCTTGTAGCCCTTATATTTTACAGGTGGTCTGATTTTGCGTTTACTTTGTCGACTCTGTCCAGGTTTATAATCTGCGTCATCTTTCACTGGGGGCTCATGTCCAGCCTTCCCATCCTCTGAAGTCTCACACGGTGAAATCTCTTTTACAGGCTCACCTATGTTTTTCTTTGGTCTTCCTCTTTTGCGTTGCAACACATCTGCCACCTCAGGCCTGTCCTCTGTGACGCTGTCACCTCCGACCTCTGCTACAGAGCGTCTCAGTTCAGTAAGTTCTTTGACAAGATCGCTGACCTCCATCCTGTGAGCTGTGGccaggagctgctctgtggcGCCCTCCTCCACAGACACCCGAGCGCTGTAGATGAACTCCAGCACCGCTGCAAACATCTTTGCCGGCATGCCGTCCAGCTGGTAGGTGGACTGATTGGTCTGACCTTCTGCTATGAACATGAGGGAGAAGTACTCGCTGCTTGCTGCCAGCAGGGCTTTGTGCGCCTTGAAGTGCACATCTTCCACAACAAGAGTGATGTCGCACAGCAGGTCCTTTTTCCTGAGCTCGTCGAATTTGCTCAGGATGCTCTGCTTGTGTGAATCTGAATGGAGGGCTGTGATTGATGAAGCTGTGGGTTTCTGGGACATCTTCACCTCAAAAACAGGCACATGTGTTCCTAAAAACAGTCAAACAATCGGTCAAAATAAGATAACAGTACAGCCTTAACCTACAGAAGCAGAGGCACAGCTTTTCCCCCTGTAATTCTACTAATTTTGCTCATTATGATTTCCTAGTTTTGGTAAATGAATCAATTTTTCAACAGCTATTTGCAACACAccaatatttttgttattactGAAGTAATTGTTGAGATCATATAAAGGTAAAATTAGTGGAAAAACACTACTTTGAAACCTTATGTTAGCTATTGTGACAAAaagcatttaaacacatttgaGAAGTTGAAAACAATACACGTTTGTCCTGTATgtcttaaaataaatgtattaatcGAATTCCGTTGTCCGTCTTTGTGGTTGATGCTAAATGTTTGGTATTTTGTTCTAAATCAGGTGTTTTCACTACTCGTGATTGAAACTCgctatataaatattttttataaacaCTTTTTTATCCAAACATATCTTATGACGGTTGTTTTAGCTTAGGTCCGGTTTTCTACGAGTATTTTGCAGCATTTAAACTAACTTAATGACTTATTTTAGGTCTGCAGATGAATTCTGCGCTAGTTAGCAAGTAAGCTAATCGTCTCTTACCAAACAACGCACCCGCTGCTGCTAGCTTGAAACAGGCCAGGACTAGCGAAAACGGCGAATCGAAACATCAGCTTTAATGCGTTAGACTTTCTGACTTTTAAAGTCTTTTGCACTTTGTATCATGATCCACAGAGTTTAACGCGCTCAGACGGCGGCGTAATTTAAAATATGGAACTTTTAGGACCTTACCTTCGCTTCTGTCGCCGACGGACGGAGAACGAGAACAGGGGCCAGATCTCGCGAGATCCAGCGACAGCTGatttagaatagaatacaatagaatagaatgtactttattaatccctttgggaaggtccctcagggaaatttgggtaccagcagcaatacaacaccgacagtcagagcaagagttaaatagaataaaatacaacatagtacagtaaaaaataaaagataagaggaattatgcacaaacattgcacaccagcatagatggtacagatgtattattgcacatataaattattgcacgtgtgttgtatcagcgGGCTgtgctccttcctccttctccccctcttgccaaaagcagagttgtagagtttgatggatcgggggacaaaggagtctctgagtctgttggtcctgctcttggggaggagcagcctgtgactgttcaggctcctctgagcactgatgacagtgtgcagaggatcactggcatcgtccacaatagccagaagttttcttagtgttctcctctctgccaccgtcaccagggagtccagcttcatgccgacccgCCTGATTTGCTAAAGGTGTGCGTGCATAAGCTGCTATTACATGACTGACCTGAAAGagaatagaatacaatagaatggaatagaagtactttatcCAAAGTTGGGAAAtgtcactgttacagcagcaataaacaaGCATACTGTGCATAGATCCCTAAAGGTAAAGGGAACAGTAGGCTATAAATGATAGAGATATAAACTATATGTACAAATACAATGTGTGCAATTGAAGTGCTAAATCAGTCAGTGTTATCTGTGATAAGATGAGGTGTTATACAGTCTTCTGGACTGAGGCAGGAATGATTAACCACACATCATCCCATCTGGGGCTGCATCACATGACCTAAACCCAGCAGAGGCATTGTGGTATGTATTGTGTCCTGAAATAAAATGAGTTACGTTGCACATATGAGTAGAGATAATTATACAGTATCacatttgtctctctctctcagaaacGGGGGTTCCTCTGTCGCCCCTGGCATACACAGCTTCGTTAAGAGGAAGTCACAGACAACCAGCGGGCAAGAGGAGAAGCGTTATCTGACATTAGATCCGTCTCTGCAAACAGAAAAGGAAATAGCTGTGCAGAGACGAGCGACAACTTGTTGTTCACGAAATACCTCCAATACTGCATCGGTACTTATCTGAGAAGTTCTCATGAGAAAcagtttcttctttctttacagTCAGCTCATACCTGCCTGTTCATTTCAGGCAAAACACCAGATGAAGAAAcacatcttcatcaacaaatacaaacaacaaaacacaaaagaatgGTCTGCAGGAGcctttaaagcaaaaaaaaaatgctaacaaCATGACAAATTATTTTTCAACACCCTTGTCAGTCCCCAGAAACACTTCTATAATATTGAGTTTACAGGGTGTGAACTCCTcatttgtttctgcagtgaTCCCACCctgcacttctttttttttgagtttgGGTGTTGGTGGCAGTGTCTTTGGTAACTGTACATAGAAACATGACACAAGAGAAGAGCCATGTTCTCACAAATCATCTGTCCCAACTATCTAAGCCACATGTAGTTATTTAAGATGTAAGGATTGTGATTTTGTGCTGAGTCATTGAAGCAGTGTTCAGATGACActtattttattactttttattaCTTTTCAATAGAATCCTGGTCCACTCATTGGCTATGACTGGTCAACATTTGTGATATTTTACAACACttggcataaaaaaaaacatatgacaCACCTGCTTTTTGTTTAGTTATGCTTAAATACATATCCGTCTATCTAATGAATGAAGAATTTGACCTCTGCCTCTGTGCTCCAGTCACCCTGAGTAATACAGCCGTGACATCTACACACGTGCACTGCCTTCCTTTATCTGTAGGTGGGTCTTCCTAAAGAACAGGAAGGATGTGAGCACACAGCTGGTGAGTGTCTTACTTCTTACTTCAAAATTACTTCTGAGTTATGAGTTAGCGCAGTGATGCAGGATGGATCAGAGGATCCCAGTATGAGGTCATCCTTTCCGCCCAAAGCAAACACAATCCTCACAAACAGCAATCAGCTGAGCGCACACCAAAAACGCGCATGAATAAACATATGCGTTAGACACTGCGATTTCATACGACACATGAAAGATGCAATTTCCAAAACGCACTGctaaacatgaatgaatgatgtCTGACCTTGGCTGTGTTCTGATCATTACTGTGTAGATGTGCAGCCTCCCAGGTAGTCTGACAATCCTGCGTCCATGAAAGCTGGAGGAGGCCGCGATGTCCATTTTGTCTTTGATGGGCGTGTCCAAATGATCCATATATtgactgattgactgattgattgattttcagTCAAAGTGTTTTGTGGGGATTAACCAACGCTAATTAATTAACACATTGTAAATCATGCTTAACACAAAATTTAAATATACATgaaacagtttgtttgtttttaaccagcTTTGTCAAATGGTCAAACACTAAACAACAAAGGCGCAGACGCTCACTAAACGAAGACTCGGTTGGTGATTTGTTGACCCACCTGTTAATAACCCGCCTGCGTTTGTCCAATCAGCGCAACAAACCATATGACGTAATCAGAATGCGCCGCTGCTGAAACAACAGACCGCTTGCTAGCATCTGTTGCTACAACAGTAAATATGTCGATATTTATGATAAAAGAGAGGCTTTTTTCACAACTTCATACCACCGCCTACTACATAATTTGCAATATGAACCAGTTCAGTCTCCTTTGATGGACAGGTTtggaaaaaagaaagtaaacaaTAGCACTGCTAACATGTAGCATTGGCTAACGCTCTAAAAAGACAGAGCATCAATATTCAATTTGTTTAGCCAGTGAATACTTCATGGCCATAATACAGGTCATGTTAATTCTGGCTTTGatatttcaaatattttaaaGTACAAGCACATAAATAAGCAACAAGTATAACACTGAGCCTGTTATAATCATTAACCAAATCCTGCAGGCTACAGATGGATTCATTTACCcaacataagataagataaaactttattaatcccgaaggaaattcttgtgccagaagtatcaagttacattaaatgcagttaagtacagagtataagagtataagtgtcactataatccaaataagagtacagtacgcagtatgagcacaatatatgatacatggatacaaatatggagatgtaaggtgctaagtaaacatgatatagacaagtggagggaatgacagtgatgcctgacatgattatctagctcttcttcctacagaaaggggaggagttatacagtctgatggccactggcaggaaggacctcctgtggcgttctgtgctgctcctcggtagtctcagtctaccgctgaatgtgctcctgtaggacagcagtgtgtcgtgcagggggtgagacgtgttgttacgaatactgaggagtttcctcagtatcctcctctccgtcacctccaccacagactccagctccactcccagcaccgagccagccttcctaatgagcttgttgagtctgttggtgtcggccgccttcatcctgctgccccagcacactacagcgtagaagatgacgctggagaccaccgagtggtaaaacatctgcagcatggtctggcagacgttaaaggacctgagtctccttagtagatacaggcgactctgtcccttcctgtatattgcctctgcgtttgtggaccagtccagtttgtggtcaatgtggacacccaggtatttgtagctgtccacaatgtccacgttggtacccttgatgacCGGGTTTGGCATGAAGGGAATCTGGGGCTCTGTTCTGTGACCTGAAGCTCGCCCTTTGTTGGTGCCGGCTCTTGGCACACAAAGCCACTCCTCCGCTTGTTCTTCTGTTCCTTAGTAAGTTCtccttataaaataaaaaaattaaaacacacacttactctATATAAAGCTTATAATTACTATGCATAAATACACCTCTCTACTTCTTTTCTTTACACATTCTTTCATTATATCTCTCTCCAGACACACAAGCCATGCCTTAGTCACTTAAAAACAGGAACTTCTAATCTCTCTTATTACTCGTCAACATACGTgccataaaacaataaatgttttatggcTGCTTCTCCTTTCAGTCCAACTCAAACACATACCTTCAGATCAACTTGGGGGCACACACCAGTGCTTTACGTAATATTCATTAACAAGACATAGAAGTATAAAAGTATAAACCATaaaaactaaaacctaaaaaatATCATTCCTAACAGCTCACAGAGGCCAAGAGGTTCTGCTGTCAATCCCCATCAGCCCCTGAGAACCACGTCAGGATCCTTCCTCCTGCAGAAGCACAGTTTGATGTTATGTATATATTACATGACTGacctgaaagagaagaagagaagagaagaactTTATTTATCAAAAGATGGAAAAtgtcactgttacagcagcaataaacatgCTGTGCATAGATCCCTAAAGGTAAAGTAACAGTAGGCTATAAATAATAGAGATATAAACTATATGTACAAATACAATATGTGTGCAATCGAAGTGCTAAATCAGTCCGTGTTATCTGTGATAAGATGAGGTGTTATACAGTCTTCTGGACTGAGGCAGGAATGATTTTCCTGTAGCGATCTGTGTGAGgacgaagctgtctgagcctgtCTTAgcgctccgttgtctgtccagtacagggtggagagggtggtcggggttatccatgatagataacagtttgttcagtgtcctcctctccaccactgcttcaagagtctcctgtctgcagccaatgacagagccagccttcctgatcagtttgttcagtctgttggcaTCACTGGCTGCAACGAAGGGAGAATGAGACTTGAAGTTATAGTTTAAAGAGTTTCCTCCCAGTAGTCGCTTCCTGCTGGCATCACCACTATTTTTGGCCATGGCATTTTAAACTGAGCAGGTCTGAAAGAGAGGTAAACATTTTGTAGAGTTTGAcctggtgaaaacaaaaaaggtttttattttaagctGTGTGCCTCTGAGTCAAGGTTGGAAATTTGCATGTGTGGTTTCCACTGtgaagcacagaggaggaggtgtgatgTGTGAGGTCTTTACTGGCAACACTGGGTGATTAATTcagaactgaaagaaaaaaaaacacgtacGCAGCACAGGCCTGATCACATTCAACATAACCACACATCATCCCATCTGGGGCCGCATCACATGACCTAAACCCAGCAGAGGCATTGTGGTATGTATTGTGTCCTGAAATCAAAATGAGTTACGCTGCTTAGGTTCTGCTGCAGGTTGATGCAATCTGTAAAAATGGACAACATCACTTTTTGTGCAGTCATCCAGCATGTGGAACTATCCTTCATATTATCAGGGGCTGAGAtgcactcactccctactccccatatggggagttccatgtagggcaccatatagtgaactcactGTGACAGCATTTTCAGACACTACCTCCCTCATTTTCTCGCCATTAATGACGTCATTTCTGTCGCAAATTAAACAAGCcgttgttagcagttataatttgaGCCTTTATAGCCCAATAAACCAACCGctcatgctacattctttaaaccatcatatTTATGAGACAGGTGACGTAACGTCCGTTCCCGTTCTTCTCGCTGGTCTGCGCAGTGCATGATGGGACGTAttgctaaaagtagtgaccatcagatggacactacttttcaagatgcattgtgggatacattgagggccctatacgGGGTCTAtgatttctcactaagaattcggacagcactacaaaatggcggaggcactattagggccatatatagtgatcaGGGAGTGATTTTgaacaatgagacacaggtaaGACACGTCaggcaggtaatcaccaggaggagggagcacacaagGAATAggaagacacctgaaacgagagggaaGTCagggatttcaaaataaaatacaggaaataaaacaaaacataaccaaacacaaaataaaggCCCGGACTCAGAGCTGGAATCCTGGCACACATGTTCTATTCTGCTGAGttgtcaaagtcagctttattgtcaatacTGCCATATGTACTAGACATACAGAGAATCTGCATTACTGTCAACCCCACAACATATAACTtatgaataaagaataaaaagtgtgaaaaaataaatataaggtTTAGCTATTTTTGTGTTTCACACCATGAAAACAGTCTGTACTTTCACACTTATATATCTGAAGTCCTTGTCACTGTTTCGAGCTgggttgtttttctctctaacaggtgtcagtttgtttttagcaaATGGGTAATGTTGAAACAGAAACCACTTCCTACATTTTAAGAACATGACCTGACTTGTTCTTTGCATGTGCAAATATAGTCACACAAAAGCCtggtatctttttttttaatttcttcgGCACAAACACCTCCCTATATAGTGATAATGAATTCTTTGGGTTGTTGGGTTTAATGACCTGAAACCACCTAGCATCCATCAAAAAGGGTTTCTACACAAACCCAGTGATGCATTCACAAGTATTCAACCGACACAACCTGCATGATGTTCTAGAGATCAGAGTACTGTGTGTGGCCTGATTCCAAAAGCAAGTTGGACAGAGACAGGCATTTCATTCCAACATGAACAGAACCTCAACATCTTCATCTCTGCTACCTCTGGTCTTTTCCTTCACCCTTCTGGCACACAACACTCCCGACACTCTCCTCCATCCAGTCTAGCCTCAGTTCTGCTTCCCtccctctcattcacacacatgtattCTGTCTTACTATGACTGACTTTCATTCGCCTGCAATGTCATCGGGCAAACATAATTTGTCCAAAGAGATTCCTGTCTGACCACATCTGTCAACCTGTCCACCACCAAACCAAACAAGAAGGGCCACAAAGCCGATCCTTAGAGGTGCTTGATGAAAATGTGCCTTCATATAAGTAACAACATAACACATAACCACACGTAAACTCTAGACCAGGTTaagtttgcagtgtttttttgaTAAAAACAGAACTGTCTGAAACTTTTGGCTCCCATTACTCTGTTACAGTTGGAGCTCAGGGTGAAACGACCCAAGTCACCAAAACCAAAACATCCGAAAACATCTGACAGACTCTAAGGAACCAAGCAAGAACTAAAGTACTAAGAAAAGATCAAAAAATGGAACTGAAACCAGCCAGAAATGAAGGACACATGGAGGACACAGACAAACTAACAAAGACACTGAGAATGCTCATGATTTAAGTCCACAGGGAGAGCGTGACCAGCAGACACGGAAACATTTATGTGGCATGTAATCACAatggagggaaaacaaaaagaagtaaAGTAGAGACACACATGAAAATGGGTTACCAAAATTAAACAGGACCAAaccaaaaaaccaaaacaagaaaGACATGTATGAATAAACCAAGACCTATCAAACATGTCCCAAACTACATCACATAAGAATGTatgaaaaaatgtattattcagCTCACTAACAGTTAGATCTCCGTTTTTTGTTTACCCAGAGTCATAGTCATAATGTAAATGTTTAACCTCATCAGATCTCATCAACGACCACAGTGTTGAGTCACCCtcataaatctttttttttttttttttttttacacaggtGAGGTCAGttcctgtgtttttccacaGAGTTGTGTAAAACCCACTTGCCCCTCCTGACCCGCCCTGGCAGCCGgtgagctgcagcctcaggTCTGATGTCAAACCTGTCCAACAGCAGCAATCTGAGCCGACATCACCGCCTGCGCCCGAAGGTGTTGCAGATATGAAACGTTTGAGTGTGTCTGATAGACTTGCCTGCCAGGTCTGAAGAGGGGGGAAAGCAGTAAAAGTTAGTGCATTCAGTCTGTTTGCTGCAGGTTGAAGTTAGACTGGCAGatgaatttaaataataaaaactgaaacTTTTACTGGGGGACTGAGTTTTACCTATATTTTGTTATATATTGCCATGTTGATTGTGTGGAATGATACTATTTCTGCACCACTGCTGTGTTGATAATTCAGAAAAAGGAACTTGAAACTCCACTCCTCTACATTTCCCAGCCTCATACTTCCTCCAGTCTTACCTATCATTTAATATAAGACACAGATTGAGGTTACACCTGTTTAGCCTGAAGTGCCATTAGACTGCTGTGTGCTTggaaaatgctgctgctgctgctgcttagcactgttctccctctctttttatATAAGAGCACAGGTAAGAACATTTCTAATACACATATAGATGTGCTGATTTGctctttatatttttatgtttttttttttgcagcttacACAACAGCACAGATAATCCTCCTTCGCCCAAACGGTAATACAGTTGTTCTGTTGTTCAACCAAATGAAATCATTAAAACATGAAGCATGAAGCTGTAATGTATATTTACATAGCTGTATAATAATAAGATAAATAAGGTAATAGCAAATTATTTCATAACAATACATATAACAGCTTTTGACAGTTTAAAATCATAAAGAAagagttaaaataaataaataaatagaaatcatttttcatttgtttgttttagttttctgATCTGCAGTAAACAAAGTAATTTGTTACTcacaaactaaataaaaaaaaatgaaatgggCTGCTCCAGATTTGTCACGATTGTCGCTGCACTCTTCTCCACAGAAGTAAACATACCTCCTCTACAGCTGGAGGCCACGCCGGACTACCCCGTCGTAGCTGGACAGTCGGTCGTCCTGCGCTGCAGCTCCAGCATCCTCCCATTGTCCATCACTTCTTCTTGGCATCACCTGCAGAATCAGACCTGGAAAAATGTGAGCGTGGGAAGGGAGCTGATCCTCACCGAGCCCCGGCAAAGTGGACTGTACCGCTGCCAGGATGGCAGAATGTATTCACAAAACCACACGGTCTATATCATCTCTGTGAGAGCAACTGGTTGGTTTGCATTTGACTAAAACATAAACTTACACACATGATTTTTCTTTAACTAGAGTTATGGTCCATTGTTTCTTGGTGCCTGGTTAGATCTATTTAAGGAAAACAACTTGTTTAGCTTCAGAATAACGGTCATGGTTTTGGATTAAATGCATCACAGCATCAACCACTACAAGCTTTTGTGTCTATAAGTAGCATGTGTGCTTTTAGTGCATATGTTTACAATGATCTGACAGAATGCAGACAGTTACTGTGCTCCGTGACAGCAGATGTTTGTGTCTTCATTAATAATCCAACAATAATCCAACATTATATAACAGTAttcttaaattaaaatgtaaacaacattAGGAAATgtcacctctctgtctctcatgtTTCCTTAACTGACAAACAGTGGGAGAGAATCTGGGAGTAGCAGCTTTCATCCTTTCTCTCCTGGCCCTGATCATCATCACTATTGTTTTCTGGACGGGCTACCAAAAGCTCCGATCGCTGAGCACCTCCGGCTCTGCAGCTAAAGGTGAGGTTATCTCCTCCTGCCAGGTCACAtttgaatttaaatgttttataaatctCTAATGTCTCTTTCAGGTTTCCCTCAATCTGACCCAGCATCAAAGTAAGTCTCAACAGAAGAATcatgcatgctttttttttttttttttttacatatgtgCACACTGGTGTTTGAACTGACCACATTTCTTCATATAAACCAGGAGGGGTTTGCCACAGAATGACCAAGATGTGTACATGAATTA from Parambassis ranga chromosome 22, fParRan2.1, whole genome shotgun sequence encodes:
- the zbtb24 gene encoding zinc finger and BTB domain-containing protein 24, whose amino-acid sequence is MSQKPTASSITALHSDSHKQSILSKFDELRKKDLLCDITLVVEDVHFKAHKALLAASSEYFSLMFIAEGQTNQSTYQLDGMPAKMFAAVLEFIYSARVSVEEGATEQLLATAHRMEVSDLVKELTELRRSVAEVGGDSVTEDRPEVADVLQRKRGRPKKNIGEPVKEISPCETSEDGKAGHEPPVKDDADYKPGQSRQSKRKIRPPVKYKGYKVGSDAAGSKELGKRGRKRKYPDTEARCEDCGKVFKNHLFLKIHQRTHTGEKPFHCQICGKSFTQKHNLLDHQRTHTGEKPFVCNVCSKSLSSKHSLQEHMNLHEKKKSFECDKCGKKFTQKRQLKSHYRVHTGKSLPECAQCHHKFMDAAQLKKHLRTHTGEKPFTCEICGKRFTAKSTLQTHIRIHRGEKPYDCDVCNKSFSDPSARRRHVASHSGKKLFTCPFCSLSFTRPDNLKTHTKTHNKERAEAPEASSDTTPAPPQEEVRNILQLQQYQLSPSAEQEIQLVVTGDVENINFVPGQDQEISLITTEGETAQSAHSRLTLLTQPSGHVQALVAQGDVVDHTPQIHTISMLEGQMTHQPEQMHVITLSKEAIEHLQAHHGPPQPLQITQRPVQQLHVLEQLESSPGQASREQRSQAIHISSQSSQPISISQTSEQISSHHIQGQTFQIQAGTVSYLYTTGLPQDS
- the LOC114426975 gene encoding uncharacterized protein LOC114426975, yielding MLLLLLLSTVLPLFLYKSTAYTTAQIILLRPNEVNIPPLQLEATPDYPVVAGQSVVLRCSSSILPLSITSSWHHLQNQTWKNVSVGRELILTEPRQSGLYRCQDGRMYSQNHTVYIISVRATVGENLGVAAFILSLLALIIITIVFWTGYQKLRSLSTSGSAAKGFPQSDPASKRGLPQNDQDVYMNYTSDNQAYTDLDPTSMTGHNVYSVCHEK